A stretch of the Vigna radiata var. radiata cultivar VC1973A chromosome 7, Vradiata_ver6, whole genome shotgun sequence genome encodes the following:
- the LOC106766146 gene encoding probable rhamnogalacturonate lyase B, producing MRQKKQRARWGRSFWAKAEMTELHVVADLWGKESKSLCEESLSEFKGSDVAFNNPEVKLHIEKKQITVQNGIIRVTFSNPEGTILGISYNGINNVLEGRNNFNNRGNPRLCRYFDIVWNSPGAPSKLWGIEGSRFSVIEANENEVELSFSRTWNKDNSSPPLNIDKRYILRRGSSGLYIYGIFEHPEDFPATEIDHVRIVFKLQKERFQYMAIADDRQRLMPTAEDRSTGQRLDYDEAALITNPSNPKLRGEVDDKYQYSCENKDNKVHGWINLDSKTNKSVGFWMITPSNEFRSGGPIRQGLTSHVGPVTLNILHTTHYSGKEVTMTLHEGEPFKKVYGPVFAYLNSVSRVHHSEQVLWSDAVQQLSEEINRWPYDFPKSEDFVPTNKRGRVEGQLFVQDRHIKGGNFLYGENAHIGLAVPGDVGSWQRQSKGYQFWTQADKLGHFTIENIVPGDYNLYAWIPGIFGDYRYNTTITITSGCIVQLGSLIYNPPRNGPTLWEIGIPDRSAAEFHVPNPYPNLINRLYIAKPLHKFRQYGLWKRYNELYPNEDLTYTVGVSDYSKDWFYAQVPRNIGNNSFHPTVWEIKFDLPFVMRGIYTLRLALASATRSNLMVRFNNPVARPPHFSTGLIGQDNAIARHGIHGLYWPYSIEVGSNVLVEGSNTIYLRQTKAMSPFQGIMYDYIRLERPEA from the exons ATGCGACAGAAGAAGCAGAGGGCGAGGTGGGGGAGGTCGTTCTGGGCGAAGGCAGAGATGACGGAGCTCCATGTGGTGGCAGATTTGTGGGGAAAGGAATCAAAGAGTTTGTGCGAGGA GAGTTTAAGTGAGTTCAAAGGTTCCGACGTAGCATTTAATAATCCTGAAGTCAAATTGCATATAGAAAAGAAGCAG ATCACCGTGCAAAATGGCATCATTCGTGTAACTTTCTCAAATCCGGAGGGCACCATCCTTGGAATATCATATAATGGAATAAACAATGTGCTTGAAGGTCGCAATAACTTCAACAACAGAGG aaatcctCGTCTTTGCAGGTATTTTGACATTGTCTGGAATTCACCTGGAGCCCCTTCAAAACTTTGGGG AATTGAAGGGAGTAGATTTTCAGTTATAGAGGCCAACGAGAATGAAGTAGAACTTTCGTTTTCCAGAACGTGGAACAAGGACAACTCAAGTCCCCCTTTAAACATAGACAAAAG atatattttaCGAAGAGGTAGTTCAGGATTATACATATATGGTATATTTGAGCATCCTGAAGATTTTCCTGCAACCGAGATTGATCACGTTAGGATTGTTTTCAAGCTGCAGAAGGAGAG GTTCCAGTACATGGCTATAGCAGATGATAGGCAGCGACTCATGCCAACAGCAGAAGATAGATCTACTGGGCAACGCCTTGATTATGATGAAGCTGCTCTAATCACCAATCCTAGTAACCCTAAACTTCGAGGAGAG GTTGATGACAAATATCAATACTCTTGTGAGAACAAAGACAACAAAGTTCATGGGTGGATTAACTTGGACTCCAAGACAAACAAGTCAGTGGGCTTTTGGATGATCACACCAAGTAATGAGTTTCGTAGTGGTGGCCCAATTAGGCAAGGCCTTACTTCTCATGTTGGCCCTGTCACCCTTAAT ATACTCCATACCACTCACTACTCTGGAAAGGAAGTAACCATGACATTACACGAAGGGGAACCCTTCAAGAAAGTATATGGTCCCGTTTTTGCTTATCTTAACTCAGTTTCAAGGGTTCATCATTCAGAACAAGTCCTCTGGAGTGATGCTGTACAACAG CTATCAGAGGAAATCAATAGATGGCCTTATGATTTCCCTAAATCAGAGGATTTTGTCCCTACAAATAAAAGGGGAAGAGTGGAAGGACAATTATTCGTTCAAGACAG ACACATTAAAGGAGGGAATTTTTTATATGGCGAAAATGCCCACATTGGTTTGGCAGTTCCTGGAGATGTTGGATCATGGCAGAGACAAAGCAAg GGTTACCAATTCTGGACTCAAGCTGATAAACTTGGCCATTTCACTATAGAAAATATTGTACCAGGGGACTACAATTTATATGCATGGATTCCTGGAATTTTTGGAGACTATAGATATAACACTACCATAACCATAACATCAG GATGTATCGTCCAATTGGGTTCACTCATATACAACCCTCCAAGAAATGGACCAACCTTATGGGAAATTGGCATCCCAGATCGCTCTGCTGCAGAGTTCCACGTTCCAAATCCTTATCCTAACCTGATAAACCGATTATACATAGCAAAACCATTGCACAA GTTTAGACAATATGGATTATGGAAGCGTTACAACGAGTTATATCCAAATGAGGACCTCACTTACACTGTTGGCGTGAGTGATTATAGTAAAGATTGGTTTTATGCTCAAGTTCCCAG GAACATAGGAAACAACTCATTTCATCCAACAGTATGGGAGATTAAATTTGATCTCCCATTTGTTATGAGAGGCATCTACACACTCCGACTTGCCTTGGCCTCAGCTACACGTTCTAACTTGATG GTTAGGTTCAACAACCCTGTGGCTCGTCCTCCACACTTTTCTACGGGATTAATAGGTCAGGATAATGCAATAGCAAGACATGGCATCCATGGATTGTATTGGCCTTATAGTATTGAAGTAGGAAGCAATGTATTGGTGGAAGGAAGCAACACCATCTATCTTAGGCAAACAAAAGCTATGAGTCCTTTTCAAGGCATTATGTATGACTACATCCGTTTGGAAAGACCAGAAGCATAA